The following proteins come from a genomic window of Nostoc sp. TCL26-01:
- a CDS encoding adenine phosphoribosyltransferase produces the protein MDLKSLIRDIPDFPKPGILFRDITTLLRDRQGLRYTIDFFTQKCIEANLEVDYVVGMESRGFIFGTPLAYKLDVGFIPVRKKGKLPAAVHSIEYQLEYGTDCLEVHQDALTPGSRVLIVDDLIATGGTASATAKLVQQIGCELTGFGFIIELRDLQGRKHLPDVPIISLIEY, from the coding sequence ATGGATTTAAAATCTCTCATTCGTGACATCCCTGATTTTCCTAAGCCCGGAATTTTATTTCGGGATATCACTACTTTACTGCGCGATCGCCAAGGTTTGCGCTACACTATTGACTTTTTTACCCAAAAATGTATAGAGGCGAATCTAGAGGTAGATTATGTTGTGGGGATGGAGTCACGAGGCTTCATTTTTGGTACGCCTTTAGCTTATAAGTTAGATGTTGGTTTTATTCCTGTGCGGAAAAAAGGCAAGTTACCAGCAGCAGTTCACTCCATTGAATATCAATTAGAGTACGGTACTGACTGCTTGGAAGTGCATCAAGACGCACTCACTCCCGGTAGTAGGGTCTTAATTGTAGACGATTTGATTGCCACCGGTGGGACTGCTAGCGCTACAGCCAAATTAGTCCAGCAGATTGGCTGTGAATTAACGGGGTTTGGGTTTATCATCGAGCTACGGGATTTACAAGGACGCAAACATCTACCCGATGTACCGATTATTTCCCTCATAGAATATTAG
- a CDS encoding DUF3038 domain-containing protein has translation MNVSASLTPLNSPTPPSLPMILDTLPDPAIAGQGCPARTRVQIDLILLAIEALELGGSEAILTFAQELDLKGIVKDRVNLWRMRSSNPIRRAHTRRPLTVMEAKALVVIACYIARRLTVVIRQMLMICQQMNDKQIPLEQNLRLSNYLERFRAHFKSRMNARRFGALALNSDEKLDELAINLLGQLLFCTGTAGMQRFWISLFDGEVE, from the coding sequence ATGAATGTTTCTGCAAGCTTAACGCCGTTAAACAGTCCCACACCTCCATCACTGCCGATGATTTTGGACACTTTACCAGATCCAGCGATCGCCGGACAAGGATGTCCAGCTAGAACTAGAGTGCAAATCGACTTAATCTTATTAGCGATTGAGGCTCTAGAACTAGGTGGTTCGGAAGCTATCTTGACTTTTGCCCAAGAGTTAGACTTGAAAGGAATTGTCAAAGATCGGGTAAATTTGTGGCGAATGCGGAGTTCTAACCCCATTCGGCGCGCCCATACTCGTCGCCCTCTGACGGTGATGGAAGCCAAAGCTCTAGTTGTAATCGCTTGTTACATCGCCCGGCGTTTAACAGTAGTAATTCGCCAAATGCTGATGATTTGTCAACAAATGAATGACAAGCAGATTCCCTTAGAACAGAATTTACGCCTCTCTAATTATCTAGAAAGATTTAGAGCGCATTTTAAAAGTAGAATGAATGCCCGCCGATTTGGTGCTTTAGCCTTAAATTCTGATGAAAAATTAGATGAATTGGCGATAAATCTTTTAGGACAGTTATTATTTTGTACTGGCACAGCTGGAATGCAGCGATTTTGGATCAGTCTTTTTGACGGTGAAGTGGAATGA
- a CDS encoding DUF29 domain-containing protein produces the protein MSNNLYDRDLQSWIEQTIQQLQNREFDSLDIEHLIEELVDLGKAEKNALKSNLTILLTHLLKLMVQHDVPDMMKGSWYSSVLEHRQRVLNNLSDTPSLKSFLPEAIEKAYPDGRKLAIKESKLAKFGVRVPQESEYPLVCPFSVEQILDEDFYGL, from the coding sequence ATGTCCAATAACCTATACGATCGCGATTTGCAATCTTGGATCGAGCAAACGATTCAACAGTTACAAAATCGTGAATTTGATTCCCTCGATATTGAGCATTTGATTGAGGAGCTAGTTGATTTGGGTAAGGCTGAGAAAAATGCTTTAAAGAGCAATTTGACTATTTTGTTGACGCATTTACTCAAGTTAATGGTGCAACATGATGTACCGGATATGATGAAAGGAAGTTGGTATAGTTCGGTACTGGAACATCGTCAACGAGTTTTGAATAATTTGTCAGATACTCCTTCTCTCAAAAGTTTTTTGCCAGAAGCAATAGAAAAAGCTTATCCTGATGGTCGCAAGCTGGCGATAAAAGAAAGTAAGCTAGCCAAATTTGGGGTTCGTGTCCCACAGGAAAGTGAATATCCACTGGTTTGTCCTTTTTCGGTTGAGCAGATTTTAGATGAGGATTTCTACGGGCTGTAA
- a CDS encoding phosphotransferase enzyme family protein: MTEVISTQSVNLAAIAEKFTLQGQVTHVQAFGSGNINDTFLVTLDCATEKYFVLQRINTQVFRQPQLIMQNMRTYTDHVHQRLQHTPVNRRWEVPRVLSTEDGQDYCIDTGGDFWRAISFIEGSQSFDTMQDLAQAQEIGFALGMFHNLISDLPPAKLADTLTGFHITPLYLQHYQEVLGKTRVQSSPELNYCLQFVSDRTTFAPILEDAKAKGTLPLRLMHGDPKINNVMFDTATHQAVSVIDLDTVKPGLVHYDIGDCLRSGCNPAGEETEHWQSVYFDTDLCQGILQGYLSVAQAFLTENDYAYMYDAIRLIAFELGLRFFADYVAGNVYFKVKYPEHNLYRALVQFKLTESIESQELQIRRIIQDMQ; encoded by the coding sequence ATGACAGAAGTTATCAGCACGCAAAGCGTTAATCTCGCTGCTATTGCCGAGAAATTTACCTTGCAAGGTCAAGTTACCCATGTTCAAGCTTTTGGTAGTGGCAATATCAACGATACATTCTTGGTGACTCTTGATTGTGCCACAGAAAAGTATTTTGTTCTGCAACGCATCAACACCCAGGTATTTCGTCAGCCCCAACTGATTATGCAGAATATGCGTACCTACACAGATCATGTGCATCAGCGCTTGCAACATACTCCTGTTAACCGTCGCTGGGAAGTACCACGAGTTTTATCAACTGAAGATGGTCAAGACTATTGTATAGATACTGGTGGTGACTTTTGGCGAGCAATTAGCTTTATTGAGGGTTCCCAGTCTTTTGATACTATGCAAGATTTAGCACAAGCCCAAGAAATCGGCTTTGCTTTGGGGATGTTCCACAATCTTATCAGTGACTTACCACCGGCAAAACTTGCCGATACTTTGACGGGTTTTCATATTACACCGCTTTATCTACAGCACTATCAAGAAGTGTTAGGTAAAACTAGAGTGCAATCATCTCCAGAATTAAATTATTGCTTGCAGTTTGTGAGCGATCGCACTACTTTTGCCCCTATTCTAGAAGATGCCAAAGCTAAGGGTACGCTGCCCTTACGGTTGATGCACGGCGATCCGAAAATTAATAATGTTATGTTTGATACTGCAACTCACCAAGCCGTGAGCGTGATTGATCTCGATACTGTGAAGCCAGGATTAGTACATTACGATATTGGGGATTGTTTGCGATCGGGTTGTAACCCTGCTGGAGAGGAAACAGAACACTGGCAAAGCGTCTATTTTGATACAGATTTATGTCAGGGAATTCTCCAGGGTTATCTCTCGGTAGCTCAGGCATTTCTCACGGAGAATGACTACGCATATATGTATGATGCCATTCGCCTGATTGCTTTTGAATTAGGACTGCGATTTTTTGCTGACTATGTAGCTGGCAATGTCTACTTTAAAGTCAAATATCCAGAACATAACTTATATCGGGCGCTGGTTCAGTTTAAACTCACTGAGAGTATCGAATCTCAAGAACTCCAGATTCGCCGCATCATCCAGGATATGCAATGA
- a CDS encoding ABC transporter permease, which yields MTSTKFSRETGWDWLVRLVTSETFIYVVKRTLQALLTLFLASALSFFIIKLSPGDYVDTLRQNPKISPERIEEIRRQFGLDKTWLEQFWLWLSRIITKGDFGTSFVYQRSVGSLLWERIPATLILAIASLIVTWAIAIPLGIVAAVKQNRATDRILQVISYTAQGFPSFITVLFLLVIAQVTSPLFPVGGMTSIDHADLSWFGKIIDVGWHMILPTIALSITSFAGLQRITRGELLDVLRQDYIQTARAKGLPENRVIYVHALRNAINPLITLLGFELAGLLGGAFIAEQFFNWPGLGRLTLQAVIAKDQYLVMASLVMSAVLLNVGNLLADLLLKVADPRIRLDS from the coding sequence ATGACATCCACAAAATTTTCTAGGGAGACAGGTTGGGATTGGTTGGTTCGGCTAGTCACCAGCGAGACTTTTATTTATGTGGTGAAGCGGACATTGCAGGCGCTATTGACCTTGTTTTTAGCATCAGCGTTGTCGTTTTTCATCATCAAATTATCCCCAGGAGATTATGTAGATACGCTGCGACAAAACCCGAAAATTTCCCCAGAACGAATTGAGGAAATTAGGAGACAGTTTGGTTTAGATAAGACTTGGTTGGAACAGTTTTGGTTATGGCTGTCGCGGATTATTACTAAAGGAGATTTTGGTACAAGTTTTGTTTATCAGCGTTCAGTGGGTTCTCTGTTGTGGGAAAGAATCCCAGCAACTTTAATTTTAGCGATCGCCTCTCTGATCGTAACATGGGCGATCGCTATTCCTCTAGGTATTGTGGCGGCTGTCAAGCAAAACCGGGCCACCGACAGGATTTTACAAGTTATTAGCTACACCGCACAAGGTTTCCCCAGTTTCATTACAGTTCTATTTCTACTAGTAATAGCTCAAGTCACCTCACCTCTGTTTCCTGTAGGCGGTATGACTAGCATCGATCACGCTGATTTATCTTGGTTTGGTAAAATTATCGATGTCGGCTGGCATATGATTTTACCCACCATTGCCTTGAGTATCACTAGTTTTGCTGGCTTACAGCGTATCACTCGCGGAGAATTATTAGATGTGTTACGCCAAGATTACATCCAAACAGCACGTGCTAAAGGACTCCCAGAAAATCGCGTCATTTACGTCCACGCTCTCCGCAACGCTATTAACCCCTTAATTACTCTGTTAGGATTTGAGTTAGCAGGTTTATTAGGTGGTGCATTCATCGCAGAACAATTCTTCAATTGGCCTGGTTTAGGCAGATTAACCTTACAAGCCGTCATCGCTAAAGACCAGTATTTAGTTATGGCTAGTCTAGTCATGAGTGCCGTATTACTCAATGTCGGCAATCTACTGGCAGACCTATTACTCAAGGTAGCCGATCCACGCATTCGTTTAGATTCATAA
- a CDS encoding DOMON-like domain-containing protein: protein MKQQTFALQPFSPTASDLKITGNITRNHQQLAIKYNLVGNLQDIIISPPSATPTRQHELWQDTCFEFFLGIKNTQKYWEFNLSPGGHWNIYRFDSYRQGMQEETAWTTLPFSVVQQVDNLILEISIDLSEIIAVEQTLDVAITTVIKHQENQVSYWALVHKGVEADFHLRESFLIEL, encoded by the coding sequence ATGAAACAGCAGACTTTTGCTTTACAACCCTTTTCCCCTACCGCGTCTGATTTAAAAATTACGGGGAATATTACTCGAAATCATCAGCAACTTGCCATCAAATACAATCTTGTTGGCAACTTGCAAGACATCATTATTTCTCCACCGTCAGCTACACCAACTCGCCAACACGAACTTTGGCAAGATACCTGTTTTGAATTTTTCTTAGGTATCAAAAATACACAAAAATATTGGGAATTTAACCTTTCCCCTGGGGGACATTGGAATATCTACCGCTTTGATAGCTATCGTCAAGGGATGCAAGAGGAAACAGCTTGGACAACACTACCCTTTAGCGTTGTCCAACAGGTAGATAATTTAATTCTGGAGATAAGTATCGATTTAAGTGAAATTATCGCCGTTGAACAAACATTGGATGTGGCAATTACTACTGTAATTAAGCACCAAGAAAACCAAGTAAGTTACTGGGCTTTGGTTCACAAAGGTGTAGAAGCTGATTTTCATCTGCGAGAGAGTTTTTTAATTGAGTTGTAA
- a CDS encoding response regulator transcription factor produces MTANILLVEDEVKLARFVELELSSEGYKVSVAHDGITGLTLARESSPDLAILDWMLPGLTGLELCRRLRATGNKVPVILLTAKDEVSDRVAGLDAGADDYVVKPFSIEELLARIRAHLRRTQETDQDVLQFEDLSLNRRTREVFRGKRGIELTAKEFDLLEYLLGHPRQVFTREQILEKVWGYDFMGDSNIIEVYIRYLRLKLEENNESRLIHTVRGVGYALREHSS; encoded by the coding sequence ATGACAGCAAATATTCTGTTAGTTGAAGATGAAGTCAAATTAGCGCGATTTGTCGAATTGGAACTGAGTAGCGAAGGCTACAAAGTCAGCGTAGCCCATGACGGTATTACTGGTTTGACCTTAGCACGGGAGTCGTCACCAGATTTAGCCATTCTTGACTGGATGTTACCAGGACTCACGGGTTTAGAACTTTGTCGTCGCTTGCGTGCAACAGGTAACAAAGTGCCAGTAATTTTGTTGACAGCCAAAGATGAAGTAAGCGATCGCGTGGCAGGATTAGATGCAGGAGCTGATGATTATGTAGTGAAACCCTTCAGCATCGAAGAACTCCTGGCCAGAATTCGCGCCCATCTCCGCCGCACCCAAGAAACAGACCAAGACGTGTTACAGTTTGAAGACTTGAGTTTAAATCGCCGCACCCGTGAAGTATTTCGCGGTAAACGGGGAATTGAGCTAACCGCAAAAGAATTTGATTTACTAGAATATCTCCTTGGTCATCCGCGACAAGTATTTACTAGAGAGCAAATTCTCGAAAAAGTTTGGGGTTACGACTTCATGGGTGATTCTAATATTATTGAGGTCTATATTCGCTACCTCCGCCTCAAATTGGAAGAAAATAACGAGAGTCGCCTAATTCATACAGTGCGTGGTGTTGGTTATGCTTTGCGGGAGCATTCCTCGTAA
- a CDS encoding DM13 domain-containing protein, with protein sequence MKVRHILMLGLSSLVMISCVQELQNTQLMEKAVAIDKPANIISRQATSLAMANMSKSGNFISGEHPTEGVVSLITKNGKSLLEFEQTFKTSASGPDLVIVLHRSDNVIASTKPPAYPLKKGDYIIIAPLKKYRGTQTYTLPNNINLAEYKSVAIWCRKFNATFGAANLSQ encoded by the coding sequence ATGAAAGTAAGACATATATTGATGCTGGGATTGTCTTCTCTTGTGATGATTAGTTGTGTGCAGGAATTGCAAAATACTCAGTTAATGGAAAAGGCTGTAGCTATAGATAAGCCTGCAAACATAATATCAAGGCAGGCAACATCTCTAGCTATGGCAAATATGAGCAAGTCAGGGAATTTTATTTCTGGAGAACATCCAACTGAAGGAGTAGTTAGTTTAATTACCAAAAATGGTAAATCATTATTAGAGTTTGAGCAGACATTTAAAACTTCTGCATCTGGCCCTGATTTGGTGATAGTTTTGCATCGATCTGATAATGTCATTGCTTCGACTAAACCACCTGCTTATCCCTTAAAAAAGGGAGACTATATAATTATTGCTCCCTTAAAAAAATATCGTGGCACTCAGACTTATACCCTCCCAAATAACATTAACTTAGCAGAATATAAATCTGTAGCTATTTGGTGTCGTAAGTTTAACGCTACTTTTGGTGCAGCTAATTTAAGCCAATAA
- a CDS encoding DUF4335 domain-containing protein: MNIQRKYSLPNCTLLLEGLSDASRSAHLQELRPELSILVNAECYLSGHTQPLVGGREFFESLVRAVSGYAQEFLSNVPNPQAHNQDSELVELQKIESNRYRLIVHSENAPEEFNTNANYNKQPIQIDLNTVQLFDLVEAVDQFFADTQTLPELSLELQPVTRRYGGASQAVLKQAVPASIGVSSLAIAAIAFSLIPAPEMRPPQPQPEGQTSSNATPTTSPAPATPTPTTPATTPIASATPTPTATTKPPLKDIEALLNTVSEITDPSQLRSLNRQVWNQIDPAWDNRQAIKQDLVYRLGVAADGAIVGYKAVNQGSNKDIDLTPLPNLLYSPAKRPPIANEPIAQFKVVFTNAGVLEVSPWRGYARTPEVVGTKITDTNTVKALNKKLYDTVRQNWSGTPTFNKDLKYRVAINKDGVIADYEPLNQVAFDYFRETPLPKMFQDGSNTATTNKEPLAHFQVVFQPSGKLEVVPWQGYR; this comes from the coding sequence ATGAATATTCAACGAAAGTACAGTCTACCTAATTGTACGTTACTCTTAGAAGGTTTAAGTGATGCTAGCCGATCTGCACACTTGCAAGAACTGCGTCCAGAGTTATCGATATTAGTCAATGCCGAATGTTATTTATCTGGACATACTCAGCCTCTGGTGGGAGGAAGAGAATTTTTTGAAAGTTTAGTTAGGGCTGTTAGTGGTTATGCTCAAGAATTTTTGAGCAACGTACCCAACCCCCAAGCTCATAACCAAGATTCCGAGTTAGTAGAATTACAAAAAATTGAGTCTAACCGCTACAGATTAATTGTACATTCGGAAAATGCGCCAGAAGAATTTAATACAAATGCTAACTATAATAAACAACCTATTCAAATAGATTTGAACACAGTCCAATTGTTTGATTTGGTAGAAGCTGTAGATCAGTTTTTCGCTGATACCCAGACTTTACCAGAGCTATCACTGGAATTACAACCAGTGACGAGACGTTATGGTGGTGCAAGTCAAGCAGTACTCAAGCAAGCAGTACCCGCAAGTATTGGTGTTTCTAGTTTAGCTATAGCAGCGATCGCCTTTAGCTTAATTCCTGCACCAGAAATGCGTCCACCACAACCCCAACCAGAGGGGCAAACTAGTTCTAACGCCACACCCACAACTAGTCCTGCTCCCGCCACACCCACACCCACCACCCCAGCGACAACACCCATCGCATCGGCGACACCCACCCCCACAGCCACAACAAAACCCCCTCTCAAAGATATAGAAGCGCTTTTAAATACAGTTAGTGAAATTACTGATCCTTCACAGCTGCGTTCTTTAAATCGGCAAGTTTGGAACCAAATCGATCCTGCCTGGGATAATCGTCAAGCCATCAAACAGGATTTGGTTTATCGTCTTGGTGTAGCAGCTGATGGGGCAATTGTCGGTTACAAAGCAGTTAACCAAGGATCAAACAAAGACATCGATTTAACCCCTCTACCCAACCTGCTTTATAGTCCTGCCAAACGTCCGCCCATTGCCAATGAACCCATCGCCCAATTTAAAGTAGTCTTTACTAATGCAGGTGTTTTGGAAGTTAGTCCTTGGCGGGGATATGCCAGAACTCCAGAGGTAGTTGGCACAAAAATCACCGATACAAATACTGTCAAAGCTTTAAACAAGAAGCTTTATGATACAGTCCGGCAAAATTGGTCTGGGACTCCCACCTTTAATAAAGATTTAAAGTATCGAGTCGCCATCAATAAAGATGGTGTAATCGCTGACTACGAACCTTTAAACCAAGTCGCCTTTGACTATTTCCGCGAAACACCCCTACCCAAAATGTTTCAAGATGGTTCCAACACAGCCACCACCAATAAAGAACCTCTTGCTCACTTCCAGGTTGTTTTTCAGCCTAGTGGCAAATTAGAGGTAGTTCCTTGGCAAGGATATCGGTAA
- a CDS encoding DUF29 domain-containing protein, producing MTQSPVKTLYTIDFALWIEQTVNSLKSQEYSNVDWENLIEEIEGLGRRDRRELESRLTTLFEHALKRNYVNLPECYGGWEASISCTQQELSRILRDSPSLGNYFLTMCDECYQNAYKNMSKEYETKFPNNCPFAHDVETLLQQTGVNLKNVQ from the coding sequence ATGACTCAATCACCAGTAAAAACTCTTTATACAATAGACTTTGCATTATGGATTGAGCAGACTGTCAATAGCTTAAAATCCCAAGAATATAGCAATGTAGACTGGGAAAACTTAATTGAAGAGATAGAAGGATTGGGGAGGAGAGATAGACGAGAATTAGAAAGTCGTTTGACAACTTTATTTGAACACGCCTTAAAACGTAATTATGTCAATTTACCAGAGTGTTATGGCGGTTGGGAAGCAAGCATTAGCTGTACACAACAGGAATTAAGTCGTATTCTGCGAGATTCCCCCAGTCTAGGTAATTATTTTTTAACTATGTGCGATGAATGTTATCAAAATGCTTATAAAAATATGAGTAAGGAATATGAAACGAAATTTCCTAATAATTGTCCTTTTGCTCATGATGTAGAAACATTATTGCAACAAACCGGAGTTAATCTCAAGAATGTCCAATAA
- a CDS encoding GAF domain-containing sensor histidine kinase, whose amino-acid sequence MQQTSISKASDEEMLWQNQQLQRERQIIVRLSSLNYRTGELGSYLHNIACGVSELIEVDWTVVTFCQQGFETILASSLEMGEDTPRIYALHGLLIATVIQIGRTLAVKDAVANPEYGKPAPGYRAYLGIPLQTTDGEVFGTICSFHRQAREFTKEEIQIVELFGERAATAIDHYHLYQQQCQFNQLLEEEVAKRTAELQAAQAKLVEQERLAAIGEFAAMIVHEIRNPLTTIMMGLKYFQKTILSQAAQERLSLALGEASRLQSLLSEILLYAKPQVLQLCELEVNEFICELLVSISEMPEAIGRQIDFIPTSSAVKILGDRNKLKQVFINLVRNACEAIAIGDIVRWEVDNSSSTQVCINICNGGEPIPPEVLSKLSQPFFSTKLNGTGLGLAITKRIVNAHNGELSIQSNPMTGTLVSVKLIRNL is encoded by the coding sequence ATGCAACAGACATCCATAAGCAAAGCCAGTGATGAGGAAATGTTGTGGCAAAATCAACAGTTGCAGCGTGAGCGCCAAATCATAGTCCGGTTATCTTCGTTAAACTATCGAACTGGTGAACTGGGTAGCTATTTGCATAACATTGCTTGCGGAGTCAGTGAACTTATCGAAGTAGATTGGACAGTTGTTACTTTCTGCCAACAGGGGTTTGAAACTATCCTCGCAAGTAGTCTGGAAATGGGAGAAGATACCCCCCGTATCTATGCTTTGCATGGTTTGTTAATCGCTACAGTTATCCAAATTGGCCGGACATTAGCAGTTAAAGATGCTGTTGCTAATCCAGAGTACGGTAAACCTGCCCCTGGTTATCGAGCATATCTGGGGATACCTTTGCAAACAACTGATGGCGAAGTATTTGGCACTATTTGTTCTTTTCATCGCCAAGCACGGGAGTTTACCAAAGAAGAAATTCAAATTGTCGAATTATTTGGAGAACGAGCTGCAACTGCGATTGATCATTATCATCTTTATCAACAACAATGCCAATTTAATCAACTGCTAGAGGAAGAAGTTGCCAAACGAACAGCAGAATTGCAAGCAGCACAAGCTAAGTTAGTAGAACAAGAAAGATTAGCAGCAATTGGCGAATTTGCTGCCATGATTGTCCATGAGATTCGCAATCCTCTCACTACAATCATGATGGGATTAAAGTATTTTCAAAAAACAATTTTGAGTCAAGCGGCACAAGAGCGATTATCTCTAGCATTAGGTGAAGCGAGTCGTTTGCAGTCTTTATTGAGTGAAATTTTACTCTACGCCAAGCCGCAAGTTTTGCAACTGTGTGAATTAGAAGTGAATGAGTTTATTTGTGAGTTGCTGGTGTCAATTAGCGAAATGCCAGAAGCCATAGGACGACAGATTGATTTTATCCCTACGTCATCTGCGGTAAAAATCTTGGGGGATCGAAATAAGTTGAAACAAGTGTTTATTAATCTTGTTCGTAATGCTTGTGAGGCGATCGCTATAGGTGATATTGTCAGATGGGAAGTAGATAATTCATCTTCAACCCAAGTATGTATTAATATCTGCAATGGTGGAGAGCCGATTCCCCCAGAAGTATTATCAAAGTTGTCTCAGCCATTCTTCTCCACAAAGCTTAATGGTACAGGTTTAGGACTGGCTATCACTAAACGCATTGTCAATGCTCATAATGGGGAATTATCTATTCAGTCAAATCCAATGACAGGTACTCTAGTCAGTGTCAAGTTAATTCGTAATTTGTAA
- a CDS encoding GlsB/YeaQ/YmgE family stress response membrane protein gives MNIIAWIVLGLIAGAIAKAIYPGRQGGGILATMILGIIGALIGGTIVVLLETGRLQLTAASLSIPGIIIAIIGAIVAIFLWNLITSRSNTY, from the coding sequence ATGAATATTATTGCTTGGATTGTGCTTGGTCTGATAGCTGGAGCGATCGCTAAAGCTATTTATCCTGGTCGTCAAGGTGGTGGTATTTTGGCGACTATGATTTTAGGCATCATTGGTGCTTTAATTGGTGGAACTATAGTTGTCCTTTTAGAGACAGGAAGATTACAATTAACAGCCGCAAGCTTGAGTATTCCTGGTATAATTATCGCTATCATCGGGGCTATAGTGGCTATATTTTTGTGGAATTTAATCACTAGCCGTTCCAATACCTATTAG